In Leucoraja erinacea ecotype New England chromosome 20, Leri_hhj_1, whole genome shotgun sequence, the DNA window tttttaaaacacattaaaaataacaaaaaaggcgaAAAGACGGCGCCACCCGATGATGCCACTGACTGTGCTCCCCACGCACGGGGTAGTAAATATACTGGAGGAGCGCCTCTATAATCTTTGTTGGGTAGTGTGTCACTCTGTGATGAACCGACCTACAACAAGAACTCCACCGATACCACCCGGCTAGAataagatatagaaacatagaaacatagaaattaggtgcaggagtaggccattcggcccttcgagcctgcaccgccattcaatatgatcatggctgatcatccaactcagtatcccgtacctgccttctctccataccctctgatccccttggccacaagggccacatctaactccctcttaaatatagccaatgaactggcctcaactaccctctgtggcagagagttccagagattcaccactctctgtgtgaaaaaagttctcctcatctcagttctaaaggatttccccttatccttaagctgtgaccccttgtcctggacttccccaacatcgggaacaatcttcctgcatctagcctgtccaaccccttaagaattttgtaagtttctataagatcccctctcaatctcctaaattctagagagtataaaccaagtctatccagtctttcttcataagacagtcctgacatcccaggaatcagtctggtgaaccttctctgcactccctctatggcaataatgtccttcctcagatttggagaccaaaactgcacgcaatactccaggtgtggtctcaccaagaccctgtacaactgcagtagaacctccctgctcctatactcaaatcctcttgctatgaaagccaacataccatttgctttctttactgcctgctgcacctgcatgcctaccttcaatgactggtgtaccatgagacccaggtctcgctgtatctctccctttcccaatcggccaccatttagataataatctgctttcccgtttttgccaccaaaatggataacctcacatttatccacattatactgcatctgccaaacatttgcccactcacccagcctatccaagtcaccttgcagtctcctagcatcctcctcacacctaacactgccccccagcttagtgtcatccgcaaacttggagatattgccttcaattccctcatccagatcattaatatatattgtaaatagctggggtcccagtactgagccttgcggtaccccactactcactgcctgccattgtgaaaaggacccgtttactcctactctttgcttcctgtttgccagccagttctctatccacattaatactgaacccccaataccatgtgctttaagtttgtatactaaataTCTTGAATAAGATAAGAATAAGATATGTTGGCTTTAAACTAAATTCGAGTGGGGAGCCTGTCTTCATTGTTCTTGTGAACTCAAGGTCACTGCTTGGAGCCCCGACCGCGGGTATTTCTAGCCACTGTCAAGAGAgatatttagatttagctcttagggctaagggaatcaagggacatggggaaaaggccggaatggggtaccgattttggatgatcagcgataatcagcggtgttggctcgaggggccgaatggcctactactcctgcacctattttctatgttattgaGATCGCGTATCCTGAATGTCGTCAGAGGGAGATGACTGTGCATATCAGCGCAGTGTTGCACACCCCGTCCGGCACGATCAACCAAGTCTCACCGCCTGTGCATCTGATGCTTTACAAATGTGGAGTGGTGTGATACGAGGCATATGTCCATGCTGAAACAGCCCGGCATAAGGAACGCTGCATTCACTGCTCGTCCCGCCTACATTCACTGTAAGGGTACCCAAATAATGCATTTACTGCAAGATAGCCTACCGCAAGACTCCCACCATTAATACATTCACTGCAAGGTTCCATCACTCTTGTATTTCCCCCTCTAATGTATTCTCGAATCTTGCATTCCCACTCCTGCATTTACCACTCGACTCCTACATTATGCAAGGCTCCCCAACGAATGCATGCACCGCAAGGCTCCCACTCACTCCCGCCTCCCCCTGTTCATTCACAGCCACGCCCGCAATCGTCAGCCGGTACAGCggccagggagagaggggaagcaggGAGGCAATACAGCTGGCAAACATCATAGCAAGCGCAACAAAGACCCGAAATTATCCATGCAGAACAATTGTCATCGGACGATGGCAGCGAGGAGATCGGTGCACGGGAGATGAGAATTGTGTTGAACGGGTGcatacacctccctccccccccccccccccccccggcggcgGCGGTGGTGGTGCGGTCCCCGGGCGCGGTCACGTGACCACATACGCCGCCATTTTGTCGGGGTTTGTATTTAGTCGGAGCCGGAGCCGAGCGGGAGCGAGTGTGTGTGACAGCGGCGTGTGCGAACAAACCGGTGGGCAGCAGGCCAGTCCACCAGCACAGCAACTACAACCCAACCGCATCTTAGAGCCGACCACTAGAAACCTGACACAaaatgtccagtcctgaatctccCGAGTATTCGCCCTTCTTCGGGGTGATAGGCGCCTCGGCCGCCATGGTGTTCAGCGGTAAGTGCGGCCTCGGGGGCGGGCGGGAGGAgaaccgggctgggctgggctgggctgggctgaccGCGCTCTTCCTGGGCTGAGGGGCTTTATGCAGGTAAAATGGCCGCGAATGACTGTGTACTTGTCATGTCGTCTCTTCGCCTCAGTCGTTTCTTACGGCGGATCCTCTCGCCCGCCACTCCTTCTTCGACGACGGCGGTTCGGGCCCCTGCGGCTCATTCCGTGGTTGTCGAGGTGGTTCTCGGGTGTTTACGGCGGCACAGTACTGCAGCGCGGAGGCGGTGAGCGCTCGGCAATTTCCGGAGCGGGAAGTCCCGAGTCGGTCATATGACTTGGGTGCGGGTTTCACATACGTGGACTGCAACATTTTCCTATCTTTTCTAATTGGGAAATATTTGGGTGACATCCTGCATCTTCAAAGATCAGCTCTGTCCTCCAGCCATTAAAGAGCAAAGCCTCTGCCACGTCACTGATTTAATCGGACTGACGTTGCAAATTTTCTAGGGATGTTATAGGATTGATTTTGTATAGCATGATCATTTTTGCAGTAGAGATCATTTGCAGAGCCATATGTTTGACTGCATAGGAGGTGTGATCTAGTTTTAGCACTGACAAATTTGAGCTGCAACTGGCGTGTCATTTAGGAAATTGTTGCCATTTTGGATTGCTGTTTTTTTATTTGACATTTGAGTATGTCAAATTTACAATATCAAGCCTTTGGAGATACTGTCTTTGAAGTGGATGTTTAACCAAAGGCTTGTCTGTTCCAAAAATATCCCCAGGCACTTTGACCTGAGTTGTCATTGCAAAGGTGTGGAAAGGTActaagaagggtcctaaccttaaacatcacctctccatgttctctacagatgctgcctgacttgctgagttactccacgctTTATGTCCTCTTTGTAATCCTGATAGATGATTGGTTTGTTAAAGTGAACACCAATTTAGGCTTCCCTTGGCCTCTTGAGATTTGTTTCTTAAACCATTATTTTAATCTTCAATATGGTCTCATTAAAGTTCAAGTTAGAGCTGTGGTTTTCTTTGACTAATTTAGCAATATAGCTGGCCTGGGTGTACACAACTGTAAAACTTTCCTAAAACTGGAGGTGACAATTTATGGAAGTCTTTCAGTGAAATCTTTAACCCTGTTAAATGCAAAAGTCTAATTGAGTTAACCAAGACTGAGTGAAGTACTGCTGAAAAATCTTAAATATCTGTGGTAAGAAAAATGGCTAGTGTTTTTTTGTGTCAAAACTACCCAGTAACCGGTTATCTTGGTTGTCATCTGAGCCATGCTATCAGCAGTCTGGTCGCAACTCGgaacgttgcccatttcttcactccagagatgctgcctcacccactgagttactccagcattttgtgtcttccttcgatttaaaccagcatctgcagttcttacactATCAGCATGCAACCTCATCTGCAATGATCAACCACAAATTGGTTAACGAAATTAACATTTGAACAGATGTCAAACTACAACATCAACCCTTGTTGTTCATAAAATATCCCCTAGCACTACTTGAACTAAGTTATCCCTGGTCAATGTTTATCTCTATTGTCCAGTCATTGCTGTGTAGAATTTAACTGCATGCAAGTGCTCATACTAATAGTACTGGAACACCCTGAGGACATAAATTGGTGGTAACAAATGCTGTAGTATAAATGCAGATTCTTCAAGAGGTTTGGCTGTGGCCTCTGCACACAGCACCCTCTCTGGTTCATTTTGAACTGCCTGTAACAGCCATGTTGTCCTTGAATTGCCACTCCTAGACTTCAATGTGTTACACGGGTTCCAGACAAAACATTTTAACTCTGCTAATGTTTAGTACACTGGGACTGTTaattaatcttcctgcatctgataTCACTGGAATTACTATGTGAGAAGTGATAATGTCATTTGCCAGGCAATGCTGCAGCATCCTCTTTAGGGGATTGAAATTGGCCTCATTTTATTTGAGCCGGTCTTGCAATCATGCATTTGGATGGTATGACTAGTAAATACCGACTGGCAGCACTACAGAGGTAACATTTCCCGTAATGTATTTAAGAAAATTATAAATTTGACAACATAAACATTGTAGATTGGCAAAAATCAAATTCTTCTCGGAGCATGCAGTTTCCTTGATCATGGTTGGTATTGGGGATGATACAATCTGTATACGGTAGTATTACGCTGCTTGGCATTTGATACGATCGCAGATTGTAACCAAGTCTGCATTCCTGCCTAGTCCTCCATAACACTTCATTCCTCTGCCGTAATTGTTCAGATTCAATTTCCACTACTCTTAAGAGTTCCAAAGTATCAACTCTCAAATACTGCCTTCTGTTTCATTCCTGCTGTTTCATTGTCCAGCAGAGGGAATGTGCCCTCTGCATCTACCCTGCCAAGATCCCTCTGATCTTGTAGAGACAAATGgaattgagcaaaaaaaaaatagtgctggaggaactcagtgggtcaggcagcatctgtggagggaatgggcatgaggttttgggtcaggacctttcggaCTGAAttatatgctgcctgacactcCTTCACCAGTCTTTTTGTTCCTTCGGATATTGGTCGAATTAAGTTGTCTTTCGGCATTCAGTGGTACAGGTGTGGCCTGTCTGATCTTCGTTACACAACCCATACATTAGATTAAACAAATCTTCAAGCTTGTTAAGTGGGCATATTGCCGTTGAATTTCAGATTCCCGCCAGCTTGTTCCAACATTTTATTCTTAACTATATAAAATTAACGGTGGAGGGGGTTCATGAGATGCTAGCAATCTGAAGTAAAGTGAGCTGCAAATGGCCTGTTTGGAAAAAGCCTAGGTAAATGCTGCCTTCAGGATATTTGCATTTGAATATATGTGATATTTATAATAGCTTAAactatcaatcaatcagttttattcgtcacattgcacataaagtgcaagtgaaatgaatttgtcagcagcggtacaatgataaagaacacacaaacacaataaaaaatttaacacaaacatccacctcagcattaatcactgtggtggaaggcacagaaattggccagtcctcctccattttcccccgtggtcaggacctcaaccctccgcagccatcgctgtgggcgtccagatggtaaaaggacaaggtaaaagtcaaggtaagtccaggatcagctcttccccaccggagactgccttcaggctggtgtaggccgcaggccggcagtcgaagatttaaagttcgcaCCGCagagaagcaccgcagactgcagggccgacaGACGAAGCTCCCCTCCGGGGATCCCCGATGAGGGACtacgctcctgatggtaagtcgtcgctgcgcccgcggtagaagttagccGCGGGCCAGTGGCGGAAGCTTCTTCTAcgccccgggtccccaacgtgagatcccgggctCTAGACGCTGCGCcatctggagctgtgcagaccgcggcttcaggctgccggctgccaagGGGCAGCGaaacggagtgctcccctccggcaagcctcagcgagggctcgcccgccgctgaagccccgggcgtgtctccgggaaaggcagcGCCGATCCTTGTTGATAGGCCaccggggaggcgacctggaaaaagtcgcctctccgtggaggaggcgaccgaagcggtttccccctcaccacccccactcAAAACGCacagaggaacattaaaaacatactaaaaaaaataaaaaagtaggaaaaaacggacacgctgctgacagggcgccggcttgtaGCTTCCCCACCGACCATCATGTCCGGTGGTGCCCTTCCTCATTTAATGTCACTTGTTGAAATGAAGCTGGTTTGGGTAAGATTAATGATTTGCCAGATTGCTTAACGACATTGTTCTGTGATTTGAATTGTTCACTTATCTTAAACTTGCATCTAACTTGGTCAGCTCCCGTTTCTGTACATGGTACGAGTATCAAAGTAGAGTTGATGTGCATGAGTGGCTTTCAAGGAAATGAGATGGAAGCGACAGGAATGTTGTAAGTCTCCTTAACCTTGAAGTTGATCTAAATAACTTTTTGCTATTTATTTTCTCAAAGCAGCTGTAGACTTAAACCATAGCAGAATAATCTTGTCCTGAGCTGTTGAAACGCGTTCTTCCCAAATCCAAAAGTTATCTTTGGTTGTGACTTGCTAGAACTGGTTTGGAAGTTGAAAACATCGCCTAACATTGACTAATAACTTTGGGTTTTAATCTGTTTGCACAACTAAAATAttccctctcccttgaaagtGGAACGGCCCAGTTTAGGGAAACAAATGGCAatggataccagttgaactggtTGACTTTGGATTTGTATGCTGTCATTTGCTTTGTCTTCAGCTCTTTGCTCAAAGGAATGCTGTACTGATTGCTATAATCACAGCTTTATTAATCCAGTTTTGGTTCTGTAGTTTCAACAAGTACATTCCACAATCGTGGAGGTTCCATAAAATTACTGAAATGATTTTGTATTCTGGTTTATAACCTTTAATCATTGCACGTTGGTCTGAGGTGCCTTATGAAAATGATTGAGCATTAGAAATGACGCAGCAAGGTCCAATCCTTTTTAAGATTGGAAGAACGGTATGGGAGTTCCAGAGAATGGGTGTGACTGAAGGCTGTGCCAGTACTGGACTGACAGCAAGGGAGAGGATTTGGCTGGTGGAATGGGACAAAGCCTTGCATTTGAGAACAGCTTAAAATACATTGCATGAAGGAGGGGTGGAATAGGCATCTTGGCGTGTACTTCCAAGGTCCTTAAGTAGCATGGCAGTTGTGATCAAGCCATGAGATATTAGCTGAGCGATTCCAGTACATGCTTGAGGTGATTTTAGAACTCCCGGTTTCATGATAGTTTGAGTATTGCACATAATTCTAGTCACAATTCCAGTGAAGGTGTTTATATTGGAGAGGTGCCGATATAAGATATTCCAAAGGACTATACAATTGTAGCTGTGGAGATTTGATGGGGCAGAGTGTTTAATTTTGGAACAAGGCTGGGTAGGTTTAATTTGGCATGCATGAAATATGTCAGAAACCAAAGGAGATGGTTGCGGGTTGAAGAACCTACCTGCAGATAAAGTGATGCAAAGAGATTGGGTTGTTATCTTATCTTTTTGAGactatattgtaaatggctgcacTAATTCCTCAGTCTTTCATTCAAGTTTGTGATTTCTGATTTATATtgcaggtggagtaactcagtaattgATCCAATCAAATGGCAAATGGATTTGAGATCAAACATTGCATAACTTGTTCCTATTTGTAATTTTCCACCCCACTTTTCAATTGGAAGAGTCCCATAGGTTATAGATTATGGTCTCTGCCCTGGATATTGGTAAATGGTGCATTTTAGTTCCATCTAAACCTCTGAAAATTGACATTAAAAACATTTGTGGGCTGTAGTTCTCACAGTGAACTTGCTCTTTGGTGAAAGATGGCATTGAGGCTGAGTGGTAACAGGCCTGTCCAAGACTTTCTATATTCTGGGTCATATGGAGATTTTGAGCATTCCTTTCTGCAATCTTTAAACTTTCTATTGGATTTTATTCTGGTTAAAATGGATGATTTGCCAGTAACAATGATCGCAGCTGACTCGACCATCTGCTGCCTTCCTGTGCACGCTGCAGATCTGTGGAAGCAGTACACTGAATTATGTTGATGAATAATTTCTCTAGCTTCTGCTTCCAGTTACCGCTGTTCTGACTTGCTCCTGAGCAGTGTTGCAGCTAATGTACCAGTTTCTTTTCAACGTGTGAACCATTCAAAGCATCTTGTACAACTGGGAATATATTGGATTTGAACAAGTGTTTAATTGGTCTCTTTCCTCCATAGCTCTAGGAGCGGCTTATGGAACGGCTAAGAGTGGTACAGGAATTGCTGCCATGTCCGTCATGAGGCCTGAACTAATCATGAAATCCATCATCCCTGTCGTCATGGCAGGTATCATTGCTATCTATGGACTGGTGGTGGCAGTGCTAATTGCCAATTCACTCACAGAAAAGATAACATTATTCAAGTAAGTCTCTCACTCGGATACTTCACAGGTTGTTGTATTAAATTAACTAATTTTGTCAGCATAAGGAAGCGAATAGCGAATAGTTATGGGTGTTGTAGAAAGTTGTCATTCATACTGAGTCAAGATCAGACTGCCTTTGACAAAAATAGATGGAAAGGACTGGGGTGGCAGGGAGCGGAGTGGGTATGAGAAAGAGGGGAGTGGAAGGGAAGCTCTAGGACTTTGTCTTCAAAACAAGAGTAGTATTCTGAAATTGACATATTGGTGGGTACGGTA includes these proteins:
- the atp6v0cb gene encoding ATPase H+ transporting V0 subunit cb, which codes for MSSPESPEYSPFFGVIGASAAMVFSALGAAYGTAKSGTGIAAMSVMRPELIMKSIIPVVMAGIIAIYGLVVAVLIANSLTEKITLFKSFLQLGAGLSVGLSGLAAGFAIGIVGDAGVRGTAQQPRLFVGMILILIFAEVLGLYGLIVALILSTK